The window TATTCCTGACCATCGGCATCACCATATTCCTCCTCGGCCTCGCCGGGACGATTATGAGCTTCTTCGACTACAACCTGGTGATAGCCGGGGCCGAGCTCGAACAGCCCGTGCCTTACATTCTGCTGGGCGTCGGCGCCCTCATCCTCATCGTCTACCTCGTCGTGATGATCATCAAGGCCCGGAGCAGCGGGTAGTGCTTTACGTCGGCGTCCTGGAGGCGGAGCTTTTCATCCCCGAGGCCCGCAGCAAGAAGGAGCGGCGCCGGGTGGTGACCTCCATCAAGGAGCGGGCCAAGAGCCGGTACAAGGTTTCCGCGGCCGAGGTGGGGAACGCGGACCGTCTCCAGGCCGCCACCCTCGCCTTCGCCACCGTCGCGGGAAGCTGCACCGTCGTCGAGGAAACCCTGGACACCCTCGAGCGCCTCGTCTACTCCGGTGAGGCGGAGGTTACGTGGATCCGACGGGCGGTT is drawn from bacterium and contains these coding sequences:
- a CDS encoding DUF503 domain-containing protein, with the protein product MLYVGVLEAELFIPEARSKKERRRVVTSIKERAKSRYKVSAAEVGNADRLQAATLAFATVAGSCTVVEETLDTLERLVYSGEAEVTWIRRAV